In Osmia bicornis bicornis chromosome 1, iOsmBic2.1, whole genome shotgun sequence, the following proteins share a genomic window:
- the LOC123988291 gene encoding uncharacterized protein LOC123988291: protein MEHHRTTAYHPQSNGMVERFHRQLKAAISCHGDGSWTEALPSVLLGIRATIKEDAQTAEMVYGETLRLPGDLIEGDGQQEVSRFIEQLRRHMRALKPVKTGSHGKKAVFVFKDLASADQVFVRRDMVKKPLQPPYDGPYPVVRREAKTFTIRIGESDAKVSIDRLKPAFILSTINCSDKETKELTKEKKTVHFST, encoded by the coding sequence ATGGAACACCACAGGACAACAGCCTACCACCCGCAGTCGAATGGGATGGTAGAAAGATTCCATAGGCAGTTGAAGGCAGCAATAAGTTGCCACGGTGACGGAAGCTGGACGGAAGCCTTGCCCTCCGTGTTACTGGGAATTCGTGCGACCATCAAGGAGGACGCACAAACGGCAGAAATGGTGTATGGCGAAACGTTGCGGCTGCCGGGTGACCTGATCGAAGGTGACGGACAGCAGGAAGTGTCGCGGTTTATAGAACAATTGCGGCGACACATGCGAGCGCTGAAACCAGTAAAAACCGGAAGCCATGGTAAAAAGGCGGTGTTTGTATTTAAGGATCTAGCGTCAGCGGATCAAGTTTTCGTGAGGCGCGATATGGTAAAAAAGCCTTTGCAACCACCGTACGATGGACCATACCCGGTAGTCAGACGAGAGGCAAAGACCTTCACTATAAGAATAGGTGAGAGTGATGCGAAAGTGTCGATTGATAGACTTAAGCCTGCGTTTATTTTAAGTACAATTAACTGTAGTGATAAGGAAACCAAAGAACTGAccaaagaaaaaaagacaGTGCATTTTAGTACGTAA
- the LOC123988294 gene encoding uncharacterized protein LOC123988294 has product MREPLSSKLKLEITLRFLCSGDSFSSLMYLFRVPSTTISRFIPEVCDALTTVLKEYLQVPSTFEKWERIQRGFEHRWNFPNVIGALDGKHVNIILPISSGSDYYNYKGKYSIVLMALVDDDYRFTYIDVGAKGRFSDGGIFRNSSFYTALTENSLNIPENGIIVADDAFPLTSRIMKPYKKRDLSISEKVFNYRLSRARRIVENAFGILTARFRIFENDIKLQPEKVEKIIFAACSLHNWLRTCKDENYWPREIIDREDTEFGQIISGHWRQITRGLPSVHADRFAHNPARHAINIRNEYCEYFNGVGAVPWQLKMIN; this is encoded by the exons ATGCGTGAGCCTCTGTCATCAAAactgaaattagaaattacatTACGTTTTTTATGTTCGGGTGACTCGTTTAGTAGTTTGATGTATCTGTTTCGAGTGCCAAGTACTACAATATCCCGTTTTATACCTGAAGTTTGTGATGCCTTGACAACAGTTTTGAAAGAATATTTACAG GTACCCTCTACGTTTGAGAAATGGGAGCGTATTCAACGCGGATTCGAACATCGTTGGAATTTTCCAAACGTAATTGGCGCTTTAGATGGAAAacatgtaaatataattttgccCATCAGCAGTGGATctgattattataattataaaggAAAGTACAGTATAGTACTAATGGCGCTTGTGGACGATGACTATCGATTTACATATATTGATGTTGGAGCTAAAGGTCGCTTTTCAGATGGTGGAATTTTTCGGAATTCTAGCTTTTACACAGCACTCACCGAAAACAGTCTGAATATTCCGGAAAATGGAATAATAGTTGCGGATGATGCATTCCCGTTGACAAGCCGAATAATGAAGCCTTACAAAAAAAGAGATTTAAGTATCTCGGAAAAGGTTTTCAATTATCGACTTAGCAGAGCCAGACGTATTGTTGAAAATGCGTTTGGTATTTTGACAGCGCGGTTTAGAATATTTGAAAACGACATTAAACTTCAACCAGAAAAggttgaaaaaattatatttgctGCATGTTCCTTGCACAATTGGCTTCGAACATGCAAAGATGAAAATTATTGGCCTCGAGAAATTATCGACAGAGAGGACACAGAGTTTGGACAAATTATCTCGGGTCATTGGAGACAAATCACACGGGGATTACCAAGTGTACATGCAGATCGGTTTGCACATAATCCAGCAAGACACGCAATAAATATTCGCAACGAGTATTGTGAATATTTTAATGGAGTTGGTGCAGTGCCGTGGCAactaaaaatgattaattaa